A window of Steroidobacteraceae bacterium genomic DNA:
GCCTGCGCGCCATTGCGAGAGCGCGGTACGACGAGGCAACCGACGGTTGAGCGCGGCGAGTCGACCGGCGGCAGCGCGGCACCCCCCGACGTTGCCGCGATTCCCGACGCTGTTCCGAAGAGCGAGCCGCGCAGCAAGTTCGGCAATCCTGCATCGTATGAGGTCTTCGGCCGGCGGTATTACGTGCTCGACACCGCTGCCGGCCATGTCGAGCGTGGCATCGCCTCGTGGTACGGGCCCGGATTTCATGCCCAGCGCACCTCGAGCGGCGAGCCCTATGACATGTACGGCATGACGGCGGCGCACAAGACCCTGCCCATACCCTGCTACGCCCGCATCACCAATCTCGAGAACAACCGCAGCGTCGTGGTGCGCATCAACGACCGCGGCCCCTTCGTCGGAGATCGCATCGTCGACCTCTCCTACACGGCGGCGGCAAAACTGGACATGCTTCGCCGGGGCACAGCGCTGGTGGAACTGCGGGTACTGCAAGCCGGCAATGCCACGGGCTCGACCATCGCCGCAGCGATCCCGGTAGCGGCCAGCAACGCCGGCGCCGGGCCGGTCGCGCCGCCACCCGCAGCGATCGACACGCAGGCCGCGGCGGTGACGCCATCGAGACCACAATCACCGTCCCCGTCACCATCGGTTGTCGAATCCGCCGAACCCGAGTCATTTGCGCAGGTCGGGGCCTATTCCGACCCCGCCAATGCCATCGCAATGCGGGATCGACTGGTTGGGGCCGGCATTGCCAAGGTGCAGCTCCAGCTTGCCGACGAGGCCACCGGCGATCGGCTGCACCGCGTCAAGGTGGGCCCGCTTGCCTCCGATGCCGAATTCACCGCGCTCGCGCAACGGCTGGACGCGCTCGGACTTCCAGCACCGCTACGGATTGAAACCGCCGCGGGCAAGGCCGCGATAAAATGACCTTCGGTACAGCCCACGGAAGTTCCGCCATGCGTCGATGTGCACCCTGGCTTCATGCATCGTTGTTGCTCGCGCTCTGCGTTGCGGCGTCGGCCGCCATGCCGGTTCCAAAACCACCCGACATCGATGCCCGGGCCTACCTGCTTGTGGACTTCCACAGCGGCAAGGTGCTGGCCGATCGCGACGCCGCGGCGCGAATGGAACCCGCGAGCATCACCAAGCTGATGACCGCCTACGTGGTGTTCGAAGCAATCCGCGAGGGCCGTCTGCAATTGCACGATTCGGTTCTGGTCAGCGAACACGCCTGGCGCGCCGAAGGTTCGCGCAGTTTCATCAAGGTCGGCGCAAGCGTGCCGGTGGACATCCTGCTGAAAGGCATGATCATCCAGTCCGGCAATGACGCGGCGATCGCGCTCGCGGAACGCGTCGGCGGCAGTGAAGACGGCTTCGCGTCCATGATGAACAGCTATGCCGGGAAGCTCGGCCTGACGAATTCGCACTTTCGCAACAGCACCGGCTTGCCCGATCCCGAGCACTACATGAGCGCCGCGGATATCGCAGAGCTGTCCGCCGCGTTGATACGCGACTTTCCCGAATACTACCGCTGGTATTCGCAGCCCGAATTCACCTGGAACGGAATCCGCCAGCGCAATCGCAATGACCTGCTTGGTCGCGACCCGTCGGTCGATGGCATCAAGACAGGTCATACCGAATCCGCGGGTTACTGCCTCGTGACGTCGGCGGACCGCAACGGCATGCGCCTGATATCGGTTGTCCTCGGTACGGCGTCGGAGAAAGCACGCGCTGACGCCAGCGCCGCCCTGCTGAACTTCGGCTATACATTCTACGAAACCGTCCGCATGAAGGCCGCAGGCGAGAAGATTCTCGTGCCGCAGGTCTACAAGGGAGCAACCGATGCGGTCGATGCCATCACCGGCCATGAGCTGTGGGTGACCGTACCGCGTGGCACGGCGGCTGCCCTCACGACACGCGCATCGGCCCGCGATCCCCTGATCGCGCCCTTCGCCGCGGGCGATGACATCGGCGAGATCACGGTATTGAGTGGCGAGGAGGTCGTTGCGCAGGCGCCGCTTCAGGCAGCAACGGCCGTGGCAGCCGGAGGCTGGTGGGGCGGCCTGGTCGACACCATTGCCCTCTGGTTTCACTGAGCACGAGCAGATCAGCCCCGCCGGATTGGTCGGCCGCATATGACATCGTTGTGTTTCGTGAACGGCGAGTACATGGATGCGGCGGCGGCGCGGATTTCGCCGTTCGATCGGGGTTTTCTGTTTGCCGACGCTGTCTACGAGGTCATACCGGCGTATGCCAGCAGGCCGTTTCGTTTCGCACATCACCTGGCGCGCCTCGGCCGCAGCCTCGGCGAGCTGTCGATCGACTCGCCGCACAGCGAATCCGAGTGGCGCGCGATCTGCTCTCACCTGCTCGCAGGCGGCGCGGCGTCCGATCAATACCTGTACCTGCAGGTCTCCCGCGGCGGCAGAGCGGGCGAGCGCAACCCTGCACCATTGCCAGCGCTGGCGCCGACCGTATTCGCCTATGCGGCCCCCTGGACGCGGCCGGCCGACAGCGTGCGTCGCGATGGCGTGCGGGCAATTACGACCGCCGACATACGCTGGCAGCGCTGCGATATCAAGACGGTCGCCCTGGTCGGCAATGTGTTGTTGCGCCAGATGGCAAGCGAACGTGACTCGGCCGAGGCATTGTTGCTGCGCGATGGCTGGGTCACCGAAGGCACGTCGAGCAGCGTTCACCTCGTGCATGGCGGTCGCCTGCTCACACCGCCCGATGGACCGCTGTTGTTACCCGGGACGACCCGCGATGTCGTCCTCGAACTCGCGAACAATTTGCGAGTACCCTGCATCCGGCAACCGGTCAGCGAGCGGCAGCTGCGCAGCGCGGAGGAAATCTGGATCAGCTCTGCGTTACGGGAATTCATCCCTGTCACGCGCCTCGACGACGCCATCGTCGGCGACGGCCGGGTCGGCCCATTGTATCGGCAGCTGCGAGCGCAGTTCGAGGCCATGCTGGCCAGGGAATCGGCATTGCCATGGTAACCGGCGAGCAGCTGCTGCGTTTTCCCTGCGATTATCCGCTGAAAGTGGTTGGTCGCAGTACGTCCGTATTGCGCGCCGAGATCGATGCGATCGTGCGCCGCCACGTGCCGCAGCTTGTCGATGAACAGGTTTCGGTGCGCAACAGCGGACACGCCAACTATGTTTCCATCACCTATCGCATCGTCGCCGAGAGTCGCGAGCACATCACCGCGCTCGTAATCGAACTTCGCAACGCACCGCACGTCATCATGGTGATTTGAGATAATGTGCACCAGCGCACGTCGCTGATTTGTCAAAGCGGGGCACACATGCCATGATGCCCTGACATCGATATTCGACCGGTAACGAGGCAGCACGCCATGCGTACTCCAGCATTACCTGGCCGCATACTGATGTTGGGTTGCGGCAGCATCGGACAGGCACTCCTGCCCATGCTGATCAGGCGCTTCTCCGACGATGTTTCGCGGTTCACGGTTCTGGCCGCCGACGAGGATGGTCGGCCATTTTGCGAACGCCTGGGCGTGTCGTTTCGACGCGAACCGCTCAACCGCGAAAATTTCCGCCGCGTACTCGGCTCCCTGCTGCGTAGCGGCGACCTGCTGGTGAACGTCTCCGTCGGCGTCGGCAGCCGCGAGGTCGCACGCTTCTGTTCGCGCCGCGATATTCTCTACGTCGATACCTCCATCGAAGTCTGGGACGGCGCCGGCCAACCGAACGGCGCAGACCATCTGGCGAACAGCAATTACGTAATGCGCGAGTCGGTGCTCGCGCTCAAGCGCGAACTGGGCGAATCAGGCACTGCGGTCATGGACCATGGCGCCAATCCGGGCCTGGTCTCGCATTTCTTCAAGCGCGCACTCCTCGACCTCGCGGCGCGCGAAGGTATACGTTCCGAACCTCGTACCCGCAATGACTGGGCGCGGCTCGCGCGCCGACTCGACGTGCGCCTGGTGCAGATTGCGGAGCGCGACTCGCAGCGCGAGTCGACGAACAAGCCGGCCGATGAATTCGTCAACACCTGGTCGGTGCCGGGGTTCACGTTCGAGTTATTGCAGCCCGCCGAGCTTGGCTTCGGCACCCACGAGCGCTGGCTGCCGGACGATGCGCGCCGCCATGCCCAGGGATCACGCAGCGGCATCCTGCTGCAGCGACCTGGCGTCGAGACCTACGTGCGCAGCTGGGTACCGAGCGTCGGACCACAACAGGGATTGCTGATAAGTCACGACGAAACGCTGTCGATCGCAGACTACTTCTCGGTACGGGATGCAGGCACCACCTTGTATCGCCCGAGCGTGCAGTTCGCGTATCGACCTTGCGCGGCGGCCATGCGGTCGATCGACGAATTTCGCGAGGCCCGCTTCGCGCCGCATGCCCGCCAGCGCGTCCTAGGCAGCGAGATCGTTGCCGGCATGGATGAGCTCGGCGTACTCGTATGCGGCCCCGCCGCAGGTCCGTACTGGCTCGGCTCGCGTCTTGATATTCACCATGCGCGCGCGCTCGTCGAGAGCAGCAATGCGACCAGCCTGCAGGTTGCGGCCGGCGCGCTCGCGGCTGTCGCCTGGGCAATCGACAACCCGCGGCGCGGCATCGTGGAGCCCGACGAGATCGACTACCGCGCGGCGCTCGATGTCGCCCTGCCCTATCTCGGCGCATGCGAAGGGCATTTTGCCGAGTGGTCAGCGCTCGATGATTTCGAGCGGGCCGACTGCCACGACGAGACCGATCCATGGCAATTCGTGAATCTGCGCGTTGACGCGCCGGAGCGCGACTGGCGTGCAATCAGTGCGCCGCTGATCCGAACGGCAGAAAACCGTCGCGGCTGAGCGGCGGTTCGTCGACCTCGAGTCTTCGCGCAAGGCAGGGCAGCAGGTTCGCGGCAGATGCAGCGACCGACTGTTGCGTGCCGAGCGTCGCCAGGTCGGTCATCGCAAGACCCGCGTATCCGCAGGGATTGATCCTTGCGAACGGCGCGAGGTCCATCGCGACGTTGAATGCGAGACCATGGTAGCTGCCATTCTTGCGCACACGTATTCCGACACTCGCGATTTTCGCTCCGGACACATACACGCCCGGTGCATCCGCACGCGCCGCCGCTCGGTAGCCGAGCGCAGCGAGATAGTCAACCACGGCGGACTCGAGTGCGCTCACCAGCCAGCGCACGGCGCGCTCGCGCCGACGCAGATCGAGCAACGGATAGACCATCAACTGGCCGGGGCCGTGATAGGTCACCTGGCCGCCCCGATCGACACGCACGACGTCGATGGACCCGGCGTCGAGAACATGGGCCGGGTCGGCATTCATCCCCAGGGTGAACACGGGTGGATGCTCGAGCAGCCAAAGTTCATCGGGCGTATTTTGATCGCGCGCTTCCGTGTATGCCTGCATCGCCCGCCAGGTCGGCTCATAGGGCTGCCTGCCGAGCCAGCGCGCGCGCAGCGGCTGCCGGCAGGGCTCAGGGCGTATTGCGGATTCCGGCATTGTTGCCAGCCAGCGCCCGCTCCGCCCTGTAACTCGAGCGAACCAGAGGCCCTGCGACACATTCGCGAAAACCCATCGCCAGTGCGGTATCACGCAGTGCCGAGAACTCCTGCGGCGAGACGAAACGGGCGACTGGCAGGTGATGCACCGTCGGCTGCAGATACTGCCCGAGGGTCAGGAGGTCGACCGAGCGCGCACGCAGGTCGCGCATGCATTGGATGACCTCGTCCTCGCTTTCTCCCAACCCCAGCATGAGGCTGGATTTGGTCAGCACGGCGGGCGCGTGTCGTTTGGCGTGTTCGAGAACTGCGAGCGTTTGCGTATAGCTGGCGCGTGGATCACGCACGGGGTGCGTGAGGCGCTCGACGGTCTCGATATTCTGCGCGAAGACCGCAATCCCACTGTCGACGACCACTTCGACCGCAGCAGGATCGCCGCAGAAATCCGGCGTCAGCACCTCCACCTGGGTCTGCGGCGACAGTTCGATGATCGCCCGAACGGTTGCAGCGAAATGCCGGGCGCCACCATCGGCGAGATCGTCGCGATTCACCGAGGTGAGCACGACGTAACGCAAGCCCATCAACTGCACGCTGCGCGCCGTGTTGAGCGGCTCCTCGCGATCGAGCCAGCCGCGTGGATTGCCGGTATCCACAGCACAGAACCTACAGGCTCGCGTACAAACTTCGCCAAGCAGCATGATGGTCGCCGTGCCGGCGTTCCAGCACTCCCCGATGTTGGGGCAATGTGCTTGCTCGCATACGGTCGCGAGCCGATGTTCGCGCACGATCTTGCGCACGTCGTTGAAGCCCTCGCCCGCGGGCATCTGTGCGCGCAACCAGCGCGGCTTGCCGCTGTCGCGGCGTACCGTCACGCCGTTGCGTTTTTTCTGGCCATCGCGAATCGCGGTGAAGCCCTGCTCGGTCAGGTATTTGTCGCCGCTGCGCGGGGCTTCACGGCTGATAGTGACCGGAATGTCCTTGAGGCGGCTCATGTGGGGCAACGATACGGCATTTCATGCTCGCTTGCAGTGGCCAGGCGCACTTGCCGGTCGAGATCCCGGAGCCGCTCGGGCGTACCGACGTCATGCCAGAGGCCATCATGGCGCACGCCCATGATGCGACCCGCGCTGATTTCGGGCGCAAGGACATCGAGCAGTTTGCGCTTGCCCGATGCCAGGCCGGCGAAGAGGGTCGGATCGTAGATCGCGATGCCGGAGAACGTAAGCCGCGTTGGCGCCGAGCCGACGATACCAGCGGCATCGAGTGAGAAATCTCCCCGCGGATGGTGGGTGGGATTGGCGACCAGAACCAGGGTCGCAAGCGCGCCCGGATGAAGTCGCAGCCGTGAAAATTCGAAGTCACAGTAGATATCGCCGTTGACCACCAGGAATGGCTCGCTTGAGAGCCAGCGTTGCGCCGCCACGATGCCGCCCGCCGTCTCGAGCGCTTCGCGTCCTTCATCGCTGAAGTGCACACGCAGGCCCCAGCGTGAGCCATCCTTGACGAATTCGCGGATTCTTTGCCCCAGCCAGGCAAGATTGATCACGACTTCGCGCACACCGGCCGCGTGCAGATTGCCAAGGTGGTAGTCGATGAGCGGCCTGCCGGCAACCTCGAGCAGCGGCTTCGGCAGCCGATCCGTCAACGGACGCATGCGCTCACCGCGGCCCGCCGCGAGTATCATCGCCTTCATTGCGCGACCGTCGCGAGCGCCCGTTCCGTCGCAACGGGAAGCTCATCCGCAAGCTGCTCGAGGTAGTCCGCGAGCACGCCTAGCTCGGGAAATCTGCGGCAGCCGTCGATCGTATAGCGCAGCGTGAGCGGCAGGTCGCGCAGGTAGCCGGCTTTGCCATCCCGATGCCAGAGGCGTGCGAAAATGCCGAGCACCTTGAGATGACGCTGCACGCCGGCGAGTTCCACCCAGCGCGTGAACTCCGGGAAATCGCCCGCCTCGGCACCACATCCGCTGAGTGCCGTGTGATAGCGCGCCAGCCATTCGAGCCATGTTGCACGCGGCCACTCGATATAGCAGTCCTTGAGAAGGGAGACCGGGTCATAGCCGATGGGCCCGGCGAGCGCGTCCTGGAAATCGAGGACACCCGGATTGCGTTCGGCAAGCAGCATCAGATTGCGCGTATGGTAATCGCGATGCACGAATACGACCGGCTGCGCGAGCAACTCACCGATCAGAAAGTCGAACGCGGCTCGCAGCATGCCTGCGGTATCGGTGGTGACATCGAGATCGAGATGACGCTGCAGGAACCATTGCGGCATGAGCTGCATCTCGCGCTCGAGCGCCGCTGCATCGTAGCGGGCGAGCTCGGCCGTTGCGGGCTGCGCATCGACCTGGATTGCGAGCAGTGCCCGCAACGCATCGTCATACAGGCGGTGCGGATCCGCACCCTGGCGCAGTGCCGCCAGGTATTGGCGATCACCGAAATCCTCAAGCAACAGAAAACCGCGCCCCAGATCGCTCGCGAGCACGGCCGGCACGTGCACACCTGCGTGACCCAGCAATTTGCCAATGCGCAGGTAGGGCTCGATGTCCTCATGCTCGGGCGGAGCATCCATGACGATACGGCTTGCGCCGTCGTGATCGATGACGCGGAAATAACGCCGGAAACTCGCGTCGGCCGATGCGATCGCAAGGCTACGCACTCGACAACCGAGGTCGCCCTGGAGCCAGCCCGCGAGGAGCTCCCGTCGTGGGTCGACCGGCTGACTACTTTCTGCTCCAGCATGTTGCATCGCGCCATTATAATGTGTGCGCCATGCCCAACCGGCGAGTACATCGCAGTTCCTTTAGCGCGCCGGCGGCCGTCGTGCTGCTCAGCATGGGGCTGCCCGCCGTCGTCGGCGCCGCCGACGCCGATTGCGAACAACCGCCGGCCGATCAGACGCCCGCGACGCCCGCTGCGACGCGCGCAGTCGATGCCAATGCGCCCATCGAGATCGAAAGCGACCGCTCGGTCCTCGGATTGAATGGCAACGCCACGGTCAGCGGCCGGGTCACCGTGCGCCAGGGCGATCGCGAGATACACGCCGATGAAATGGAATACTCGCAAGAGGAACGGGCGCTGACCCTGAGAGGCAATATCGAGTACGAGGACCCGTTGCTGCGGCTGCGGGGCCGCAATGGCAACTACGCCACGACAGGCGGTGCGGATTTTCAGGGCGCGGAATTCGAACTGAAGCAGCGCGGCGCCAGGGGACGCGCCGACAATGCCGCGCTCGGCCTCGACGGGCTCATCGCATTGCGCGGCGTCAGTTTCACGAGTTGTCCGCGCGATGACGAGGCCTGGGCGCTCGAGGCCGACAGCATCACCCTCGATCCGCGCCGGCGCAACGGCGTCGGCCGCGGCGCCCGGGTGAGATTCAAGGGCGTACCGATACTCTACACGCCATGGATCTCCTTCCCGATCGGCACGCAGCGAAAGAGCGGTTTCCTGTTTCCCAATGTCGGCAATTCCTCGCGCAGCGGCTTCGAACTGCAGACACCCTATTACGTCAACATCGCGCCCAACATCGATGCGACCTTCGAGCCGCGGTTGTACAGCAAGCGCGGCGTCGAGCTGGGCGGTGAGCTGCGTTATCTCGATGAACACAGCCTCGCGTCGTTGACCGCGCGCTTCCTGCCCGGCGACCGGGCCGTAGCCGCCGATCTTGCCAGCAACCCGTTGCGCAGCAGCAATCGTGACCGCAGTTTCGTGCAACTGCGCCAGGAGACCCGGCTGCCCGGTGACTGGCGCATGTTGATCGATGCGGCCAATGTCAGCGATCGCGAATATTTCGAGGATTTTGGCCAGGGCCCGGAAGGGACGAGCCAGCCTTTCGTCCCCCGCAATCTCGCCCTGCGCTATCGCGACAACAACTGGCGCCTGGGTGCCGAGATCCAGCACTTTCAGACACTGGACAGGAGCCTGACGCCGCTCGAACAGCCCTATGCGTCGCTGCCGCGTCTTGCCGCAGCCGGGCAGTACTGGGTCGGGCCGGGCCACCGCCTGGGTGTCGGCATGGATGCCGAGCTCGTGAATTTCGACCGCGACGCGGGCGTGACCGGCTGGCGCATGGATCTGGCGCCGAGACTTTCACTCGACTGGGCCGGAAGCGGCTATTTCCTTCGCCCCACTGCCGGGTTTCGCGTGACAAATTACCAACTGGACGGCACAGCCCCCGGCGAGGCGCGGAGCCCGTCCCGCAGGTTGCCTTTCGCGAGCCTCGATGGCGGCTTGATCCTCGAGCGGCGCAACAGCTCGAGCTACGTCACGCTGGAGCCGCGCGCCTTGTACCTGTACACGCCGTTTCGCGCACAGGATGACCTGCCGGTATTCGACACCGCCTTGCCGGATGGCGATCTCGTGCAATTGTTTCGCGATAATCGCTATGTCGGGCCGGACCGCGTCAGCGATGCCAATCAACTGAGCCTTGGCGTGACGGCGCGCTACAACGACCTGAAGACCGGTCGCCAGAAAGTCGCCGCCTCCATTGGCCAGATCTACTATTTTTCATCGCCGCGGGT
This region includes:
- a CDS encoding phosphotransferase, giving the protein MQHAGAESSQPVDPRRELLAGWLQGDLGCRVRSLAIASADASFRRYFRVIDHDGASRIVMDAPPEHEDIEPYLRIGKLLGHAGVHVPAVLASDLGRGFLLLEDFGDRQYLAALRQGADPHRLYDDALRALLAIQVDAQPATAELARYDAAALEREMQLMPQWFLQRHLDLDVTTDTAGMLRAAFDFLIGELLAQPVVFVHRDYHTRNLMLLAERNPGVLDFQDALAGPIGYDPVSLLKDCYIEWPRATWLEWLARYHTALSGCGAEAGDFPEFTRWVELAGVQRHLKVLGIFARLWHRDGKAGYLRDLPLTLRYTIDGCRRFPELGVLADYLEQLADELPVATERALATVAQ
- a CDS encoding aminotransferase class IV, which produces MTSLCFVNGEYMDAAAARISPFDRGFLFADAVYEVIPAYASRPFRFAHHLARLGRSLGELSIDSPHSESEWRAICSHLLAGGAASDQYLYLQVSRGGRAGERNPAPLPALAPTVFAYAAPWTRPADSVRRDGVRAITTADIRWQRCDIKTVALVGNVLLRQMASERDSAEALLLRDGWVTEGTSSSVHLVHGGRLLTPPDGPLLLPGTTRDVVLELANNLRVPCIRQPVSERQLRSAEEIWISSALREFIPVTRLDDAIVGDGRVGPLYRQLRAQFEAMLARESALPW
- a CDS encoding septal ring lytic transglycosylase RlpA family protein, producing MMILARRRGAVGRGLHAPIAILLVAALASACAPLRERGTTRQPTVERGESTGGSAAPPDVAAIPDAVPKSEPRSKFGNPASYEVFGRRYYVLDTAAGHVERGIASWYGPGFHAQRTSSGEPYDMYGMTAAHKTLPIPCYARITNLENNRSVVVRINDRGPFVGDRIVDLSYTAAAKLDMLRRGTALVELRVLQAGNATGSTIAAAIPVAASNAGAGPVAPPPAAIDTQAAAVTPSRPQSPSPSPSVVESAEPESFAQVGAYSDPANAIAMRDRLVGAGIAKVQLQLADEATGDRLHRVKVGPLASDAEFTALAQRLDALGLPAPLRIETAAGKAAIK
- a CDS encoding LPS-assembly protein LptD yields the protein MPNRRVHRSSFSAPAAVVLLSMGLPAVVGAADADCEQPPADQTPATPAATRAVDANAPIEIESDRSVLGLNGNATVSGRVTVRQGDREIHADEMEYSQEERALTLRGNIEYEDPLLRLRGRNGNYATTGGADFQGAEFELKQRGARGRADNAALGLDGLIALRGVSFTSCPRDDEAWALEADSITLDPRRRNGVGRGARVRFKGVPILYTPWISFPIGTQRKSGFLFPNVGNSSRSGFELQTPYYVNIAPNIDATFEPRLYSKRGVELGGELRYLDEHSLASLTARFLPGDRAVAADLASNPLRSSNRDRSFVQLRQETRLPGDWRMLIDAANVSDREYFEDFGQGPEGTSQPFVPRNLALRYRDNNWRLGAEIQHFQTLDRSLTPLEQPYASLPRLAAAGQYWVGPGHRLGVGMDAELVNFDRDAGVTGWRMDLAPRLSLDWAGSGYFLRPTAGFRVTNYQLDGTAPGEARSPSRRLPFASLDGGLILERRNSSSYVTLEPRALYLYTPFRAQDDLPVFDTALPDGDLVQLFRDNRYVGPDRVSDANQLSLGVTARYNDLKTGRQKVAASIGQIYYFSSPRVRLPDEVTAERRSSDLIAQLSVNALSNWYVDLATQWNTDLGSSERAQAQLRYQSAANRVVNLGYRMQRDRLRQAEFSAAWPVARNLQAFARIVRDLDADQAIEKFAGLEYRACCWGLRLVARRFVSSRTGEQDTGIYLQLELTGLASVGVPADAFLERSIRGYSPPRQSR
- a CDS encoding saccharopine dehydrogenase NADP-binding domain-containing protein gives rise to the protein MRTPALPGRILMLGCGSIGQALLPMLIRRFSDDVSRFTVLAADEDGRPFCERLGVSFRREPLNRENFRRVLGSLLRSGDLLVNVSVGVGSREVARFCSRRDILYVDTSIEVWDGAGQPNGADHLANSNYVMRESVLALKRELGESGTAVMDHGANPGLVSHFFKRALLDLAAREGIRSEPRTRNDWARLARRLDVRLVQIAERDSQRESTNKPADEFVNTWSVPGFTFELLQPAELGFGTHERWLPDDARRHAQGSRSGILLQRPGVETYVRSWVPSVGPQQGLLISHDETLSIADYFSVRDAGTTLYRPSVQFAYRPCAAAMRSIDEFREARFAPHARQRVLGSEIVAGMDELGVLVCGPAAGPYWLGSRLDIHHARALVESSNATSLQVAAGALAAVAWAIDNPRRGIVEPDEIDYRAALDVALPYLGACEGHFAEWSALDDFERADCHDETDPWQFVNLRVDAPERDWRAISAPLIRTAENRRG
- a CDS encoding D-alanyl-D-alanine carboxypeptidase family protein; its protein translation is MRRCAPWLHASLLLALCVAASAAMPVPKPPDIDARAYLLVDFHSGKVLADRDAAARMEPASITKLMTAYVVFEAIREGRLQLHDSVLVSEHAWRAEGSRSFIKVGASVPVDILLKGMIIQSGNDAAIALAERVGGSEDGFASMMNSYAGKLGLTNSHFRNSTGLPDPEHYMSAADIAELSAALIRDFPEYYRWYSQPEFTWNGIRQRNRNDLLGRDPSVDGIKTGHTESAGYCLVTSADRNGMRLISVVLGTASEKARADASAALLNFGYTFYETVRMKAAGEKILVPQVYKGATDAVDAITGHELWVTVPRGTAAALTTRASARDPLIAPFAAGDDIGEITVLSGEEVVAQAPLQAATAVAAGGWWGGLVDTIALWFH
- a CDS encoding DUF493 domain-containing protein, with the protein product MVTGEQLLRFPCDYPLKVVGRSTSVLRAEIDAIVRRHVPQLVDEQVSVRNSGHANYVSITYRIVAESREHITALVIELRNAPHVIMVI
- the lipA gene encoding lipoyl synthase codes for the protein MSRLKDIPVTISREAPRSGDKYLTEQGFTAIRDGQKKRNGVTVRRDSGKPRWLRAQMPAGEGFNDVRKIVREHRLATVCEQAHCPNIGECWNAGTATIMLLGEVCTRACRFCAVDTGNPRGWLDREEPLNTARSVQLMGLRYVVLTSVNRDDLADGGARHFAATVRAIIELSPQTQVEVLTPDFCGDPAAVEVVVDSGIAVFAQNIETVERLTHPVRDPRASYTQTLAVLEHAKRHAPAVLTKSSLMLGLGESEDEVIQCMRDLRARSVDLLTLGQYLQPTVHHLPVARFVSPQEFSALRDTALAMGFRECVAGPLVRSSYRAERALAGNNAGIRNTP
- a CDS encoding nucleotidyltransferase family protein produces the protein MKAMILAAGRGERMRPLTDRLPKPLLEVAGRPLIDYHLGNLHAAGVREVVINLAWLGQRIREFVKDGSRWGLRVHFSDEGREALETAGGIVAAQRWLSSEPFLVVNGDIYCDFEFSRLRLHPGALATLVLVANPTHHPRGDFSLDAAGIVGSAPTRLTFSGIAIYDPTLFAGLASGKRKLLDVLAPEISAGRIMGVRHDGLWHDVGTPERLRDLDRQVRLATASEHEMPYRCPT
- the lipB gene encoding lipoyl(octanoyl) transferase LipB, producing the protein MPESAIRPEPCRQPLRARWLGRQPYEPTWRAMQAYTEARDQNTPDELWLLEHPPVFTLGMNADPAHVLDAGSIDVVRVDRGGQVTYHGPGQLMVYPLLDLRRRERAVRWLVSALESAVVDYLAALGYRAAARADAPGVYVSGAKIASVGIRVRKNGSYHGLAFNVAMDLAPFARINPCGYAGLAMTDLATLGTQQSVAASAANLLPCLARRLEVDEPPLSRDGFLPFGSAAH